From Bos indicus isolate NIAB-ARS_2022 breed Sahiwal x Tharparkar chromosome 4, NIAB-ARS_B.indTharparkar_mat_pri_1.0, whole genome shotgun sequence, the proteins below share one genomic window:
- the AHR gene encoding aryl hydrocarbon receptor, which yields MNSSSANITYASRKRRKPVQKTVKPVPAEGIKSNPSKRHRDRLNTELDRLASLLPFPPDVINKLDKLSVLRLSVSYLRAKSFFDVALKSSPADRNGVQDNCRTKFREGLNLQEGEFLLQALNGFVLVVTTDALVFYASSTIQDYLGFQQSDVIHQSVYELIHTEDRAEFQRQLHWALNPQQCPDSGQRIDEANGLSQPAVYYNPDQIPPENSSFMERCFVCRLRCLLDNSSGFLAMNFQGRLKYLHGQNKKGKDGSILPPQLALFAIATPLQPPSILEIRTKNFIFRTKHKLDFTPTGCDAKGKLVLGYTEAELSMRGSGYQFVHAADMLYCAEYHIRMIKTGESGMIVFRLLTKDNRWAWVQSNARLVYKNGRPDYIIATQRPLTDEEGMEHLNKRNMKLPFMFTTGDAILYEISNPFPSVMDPLPIKTKNGAGGKESTTTSALSKDSLNPSSLLNAMMQQDEAIYLYPASTSTPFERNFFSDSLNECSNWQNSVVPMGSDSILKHEQISQSQDMNPTLSGDHTGLFADNRNSDLYNIMKHLGIDFEDIEHMQQNEEFFRTDFSGEDDFRDIDLTDEILTYVEDSLNKPAFGCSGYPQQPSMALNPSCMVQEQLQLDQQQLQPHQRHTTVEQQQQLCQKMKHMQVNSMFANWNANQSVPLNCPQQDLQQYVFADLPGTSQEFPYKPELDPMPYPQNLIPYSQPGLPPQPQGAQLDFPMGDFEPAPYPTTASNLEDFVSCLQVPENQQHGLNPQSAMVAPQTCYAGAVSMYQCQPDPQHSQLAQMQYNPTTPGSQAVVNKFQNGAILNETYPAELNSMRNTEPATRLHPSEARPYPDLTSSGFL from the exons TTGCATTAAAGTCCTCCCCAGCTGACAGAAATGGAGTCCAGGACAACTGTCGAACCAAATTCAGAGAAGGCCTCAACTTGCAGGAAGGAGAATTCTTACTACAG GCACTAAATGGCTTTGTACTGGTTGTCACTACAGATGCTTTGGTTTTCTATGCGTCTTCTACCATTCAAGATTACCTGGGGTTTCAGCAG tctGATGTCATCCATCAGAGTGTGTATGAACTGATCCATACCGAAGACCGAGCTGAATTTCAGCGCCAGCTGCATTGGGCATTAAACCCTCAACAGTGTCCAGACTCTGGACAAAGAATTGATG AAGCTAATGGACTCTCCCAGCCAGCAGTGTATTATAACCCAGACCAAATTCCTCCAGAGAACTCTTCATTTATGGAGAGGTGCTTCGTCTGCCGACTCAGGTGTCTGCTAGATAATTCATCTGGTTTTCTG GCAATGAATTTCCAAGGGAGATTGAAATATCTTCATGGACAgaacaagaaagggaaagatggatCAATACTTCCACCTCAGTTGGCTTTGTTTGCAATAGCTACTCCGCTGCAGCCACCATCCATACTTGAAATTCGAACCAAAAATTTCATCTTTAGAACCAAACACAAACTCGACTTCACACCTACTGGTTGTGATGCCAA AGGAAAACTTGTTTTAGGCTACACTGAAGCAGAGCTGAGCATGAGAGGATCAGGATACCAGTTTGTTCATGCTGCTGATATGCTCTATTGTGCTGAGTACCACATCCGAA tgaTTAAGACTGGAGAGAGTGGCATGATAGTGTTCAGGCTTCTTACGAAAGACAACCGATGGGCTTGGGTGCAGTCAAATGCACGCttagtttataaaaatggaaGACCTGATTATATCATTGCAACTCAGAGACCTCTAAC AGATGAAGAAGGAATGGAGCACTTAAACAAGCGCAATATGAAGTTGCCATTTATGTTTACCACTGGAGACGCCATTTTATATGAGATAAGCAACCCTTTTCCTTCCGTAATGGATCCCTTaccaataaagactaaaaatggtgCTGGTGGAAAAGAGTCAACCACCACATCAGCTCTAAGTAAGGATTCCCTCAACCCCAGTTCCCTCCTGAATGCCATGATGCAACAAGATGAGGCTATTTATCTCTATCCTGCTTCAACTAGTACACCGTTTGAAAGGAATTTTTTCAGTGACTCTCTGAATGAGTGCAGTAACTGGCAAAACAGTGTTGTACCCATGGGGAGTGACAGTATCCTGAAACATGAGCAGATCAGCCAGTCTCAGGACATGAACCCAACTCTCTCTGGAGATCATACCGGGCTCTTTGCAGATAACAGAAACAGTGACTTGTACAACATTATGAAACACCTAGGCATTGATTTTGAAGACATCGAACACATGCAGCAGAATGAGGAATTTTTCAGAACGGACTTTTCCGGTGAAGATGACTTCAGAGATATTGACTTAACAGATGAAATTCTGACCTACGTTGAAGACTCTTTAAATAAGCCTGCCTTCGGGTGTTCAGGGTACCCTCAGCAGCCATCCATGGCTCTGAACCCTAGCTGTATGGTCCAGGAGCAGCTCCAGTTAgaccagcagcagctgcagccccaTCAGAGGCACACAACagtggagcagcagcagcaactgtgtcAGAAAATGAAGCACATGCAAGTTAACAGCATGTTCGCAAACTGGAACGCTAACCAATCTGTGCCTTTGAATTGTCCTCAGCAAGACCTCCAGCAGTACGTCTTTGCAGACTTACCTGGGACTAGTCAGGAGTTTCCCTACAAACCTGAGCTTGATCCTATGCCTTACCCCCAGAACTTGATTCCCTATAGTCAGCCTGGGTTGCCACCGCAACCTCAGGGTGCACAGTTAGACTTTCCCATGGGCGATTTTGAACCAGCCCCGTACCCTACCACTGCTTCTAATTTAGAAGATTTTGTCTCATGTTTACAAGTTCCTGAAAACCAACAGCATGGACTCAATCCACAGTCGGCCATGGTAGCTCCTCAGACGTGTTACGCCGGGGCTGTTTCAATGTACCAGTGCCAGCCAGACCCTCAGCACAGCCAGCTGGCTCAGATGCAGTACAACCCAACCACACCAGGCTCACAGGCAGTTGTAAACAAG TTTCAGAACGGAGCAATTTTAAATGAAACGTATCCAGCTGAATTAAATAGCATGCGTAACACTGAGCCTGCCACCCGTCTTCACCCATCAGAAGCCAGACCTTACCCTGATTTGACATCCAGTGGATTCCTGTAA